The following coding sequences lie in one Cannabis sativa cultivar Pink pepper isolate KNU-18-1 chromosome 5, ASM2916894v1, whole genome shotgun sequence genomic window:
- the LOC133037720 gene encoding ribosome-binding factor PSRP1, chloroplastic-like, which yields MATLLTSLQTTPLHSLYSSSSSSSMATTLLSGSSVKPQIAPLTSTFLNPCKFVKTISEILPRKKCSSMSWDGPLSSVKLIIQGKNLELTDTVKTHVEEKVGKAVVKHSHLVREVDVRLSIRGGELGKGPRIRRCEVTLFLKRHGVVRAEEEAETMYASIDITSSIIQRKLRKIKEKESDHGRHMKGYNRSKVRDPLTPPLEQFEEPAPEEKEEEEEEEGNIIEEIVRTKYFDMPPLTVTEAIQQLENLDHDFYGFRNEETGEINIVYKRKAGGYGLIVPKDGASRLETKVVVEPAKEHSLAE from the exons ATGGCTACTTTACTAACTTCTTTGCAGACAACCCCTCTTCACTCCCTTTATTCCTCTTCATCGTCATCTTCAATGGCAACAACCCTTTTATCTGGATCATCTGTAAAGCCCCAAATAGCCCCTTTAACTTCAACTTTCTTGAACCCATGTAAGTTTGTGAAAACCATTTCAGAGATTTTGCCCAGAAAGAAGTGTAGTAGTATGTCTTGGGATGGTCCACTTTCTTCGGTCAAGCTCATCATACAGGGCAAGAATTTAGAG TTGACAGACACAGTTAAAACTCATGTGGAAGAAAAGGTTGGAAAAGCAGTTGTAAAGCATAGCCACCTAGTGAGGGAAGTTGATGTTCGGTTGTCAATTCGGGGCGGTGAGTTGGGAAAAGGACCAAGGATTAGGAGATGTGAG GTGACTTTGTTCTTGAAGAGACATGGGGTAGTTCGGGCCGAGGAGGAGGCAGAGACAATGTATGCAAGCATAGACATTACTTCCTCTATTATACAGAGGAAGTTGAGGAAAATCAAGGAGAAGGAATCAGACCACGGCCGACACATGAAGGGATATAACAGGTCGAAAGTTAGAGATCCTTTGACTCCTCCATTAGAGCAATTCGAAGAACCAGCTCCCGAGGAAAAGGaggaggaagaggaagaggaagGAAACATTATTGAGGAG ATCGTTCGAACAAAATACTTCGATATGCCACCGTTGACTGTCACCGAAGCAATTCAGCAACTTGAAAACTTAGATCATGACTTCTATGGCTTCCGAAATGAAGAAACTg GCGAAATTAACATAGTGTACAAAAGGAAAGCAGGCGGGTATGGACTTATTGTACCGAAAGATGGAGCTTCGCGGTTAGAAACTAAGGTGGTGGTGGAACCAGCTAAGGAACACTCATTGGCAGAATAA